A region from the Spea bombifrons isolate aSpeBom1 chromosome 7, aSpeBom1.2.pri, whole genome shotgun sequence genome encodes:
- the STUB1 gene encoding E3 ubiquitin-protein ligase CHIP translates to MKGKEEGGSGGGRPSGVGGGPGEIGGSPEKSVSAQELKEQGNRLFVARKYQEAVSCYSKAIMRNPSIAVYYTNRALCYLKMQQLDKALADCKHALELDCQSVKAHFFLGQCQIELENYDEAIANLQRAYNLAKEQRLNFGDDIPSALRIAKKKRWNNIEERRINQENELHSYLTKLILAEKERELEEAKRRQEEENVEESRVRAQLSSVASKHDKYLAEMDELFSQVDEKRKKRDIPDYLCGKISFELMREPCITPSGITYDRKDIEEHLQRVGHFDPVTRSPLTQDQLIPNLAMKEVIDAFILENGWVEDY, encoded by the exons ATGAAAGGGAAGGAAGAAGGTGGAAGCGGAGGAGGGCGCCCCTCGGGGGTGGGTGGGGGTCCCGGAGAGATCGGCGGGAGTCCGGAGAAAAGCGTCAGTGCCCAGGAGTTGAAGGAACAAGGCAACCGGCTGTTCGTGGCTCGCAAATACCAAGAAGCCGTGTCCTGTTACAGCAAGGCTATC ATGCGGAACCCGTCCATCGCCGTGTATTACACCAATCGCGCGCTGTGCTATCTGAAAATGCAGCAGCTGGATAAGGCTTTGGCCGACTGCAAACACGCTCTGGAGCTGGACTGCCAGTCGGTGAAGGCCCACTTCTTCCTGGGGCAATGCCAGATAGAACTGGAGAACTACGACGAGGCGATCGCCAACCTGCAGAGAG CCTATAATTTGGCCAAGGAGCAGAGGCTGAATTTTGGAGATGATATTCCCAGTGCCCTGAGGATTGCCAAAAAGAAACGCTGGAACAACATAGAGGAAAGGAGGATCAACCAGGAGAACGAGTTGCACTCCTATCTCACCAAACTCATCCTGGCTGAAAAGGAGAG GGAACTTGAAGAAGCCAAGAGAAGGCAGGAGGAGGAGAATGTGGAGGAGAGCCGGGTGAGAGCCCAGCTGAGCAGCGTGGCTTCCAAACAC GACAAGTATCTCGCCGAGATGGATGAACTCTTCTCCCAGGTGGATGAGAAGCGAAAG aAGAGAGACATCCCTGACTATCTGTGCGGTAAGATCAGCTTCGAGTTGATGCGAGAGCCGTGCATCACGCCAAGCGGTATCACCTACGATCGGAAGGACATAGAAGAGCATCTCCAG AGAGTTGGTCATTTCGACCCGGTAACCCGCAGCCCTCTAACACAAGATCAGCTGATCCCAAATCTGGCCATGAAGGAGGTGATCGATGCGTTCATATTAGAGAATGGCTGGGTTGAGGACTACTGA
- the JMJD8 gene encoding jmjC domain-containing protein 8: MALGARLLLLLLLLQVLLPLAVPEYPEEDGGWEMNRYASVQEEERCTVEKVDASISYAEFMHRYAYGRPVILRGITDNAAFRSLCTKRNLLREYGERRVRLSTANTYSYEKVDVPFREFVDHLLKPQDLNSLGCDTLYFFGDNNFTEWGALFQRYTPPPFRIPGTSGAYSFGIAGSGTGVPFHWHGPGYSEVIYGRKRWFLYPPDRTPEFNPNKTTLSWLLDIYPFLPETERPVECTIRPGEVLYFPDRWWHATLNLDTSVFISTFLG, translated from the exons ATGGCGTTGGGGGCCCGgctgctcctgctgctcctgctgctccAAGTCCTGTTACCCCTGGCGGTGCCGGAATACCCCGAGGAGGATGGCGGCTG GGAGATGAATCGTTACGCGTCGGTGCAGGAAGAGGAGCGATGTACGGTGGAGAAGGTGGACGCCTCCATTTCCTACGCGGAGTTCATGCACCG GTACGCGTACGGCAGACCCGTCATCCTCCGGGGGATCACAGATAACGCG GCGTTCCGCTCTCTTTGCACCAAGCGGAATCTTCTCCGGGAGTACGGGGAGCGGAGGGTCCGGCTGAGTACGGCCAACACCTATTCCTATGAAAAGG TCGACGTGCCGTTCCGGGAATTCGTGGACCATTTATTGAAACCCCAGGATCTAAACTCACTGGGCTGTG ACACCCTCTATTTTTTCGGGGACAATAACTTCACGGAGTGGGGCGCCCTGTTCCAGAGATACACCCCGCCACCGTTCCGGATCCCGGGCACAAGCGGCGCGTACAGCTTTGGGATTGCCG gCTCTGGCACAGGGGTTCCGTTTCACTGGCACGGCCCCGGATACTCTGAAGTCATATACGGCAGGAAG CGCTGGTTTCTCTATCCTCCCGATAGGACGCCGGAATTCAATCCGAATAAAACAACCCTCTCCTGGCTGCTGGACATTTACCCCTTCCTCCCCGAGACGGAGCGCCCCGTCGAGTGCACCATACGGCCGGGCGAG GTGCTGTATTTCCCCGACCGCTGGTGGCACGCCACGCTCAACCTGGACACCAGCGTCTTCATCTCCACGTTCCTCGGATGA